In the genome of Muntiacus reevesi chromosome 5, mMunRee1.1, whole genome shotgun sequence, one region contains:
- the IFITM5 gene encoding interferon-induced transmembrane protein 5 has translation MDTSYPREDPRAPTPRKADGNTHTALTLGAPRPPPRDHLIWSVFSTLYLNLCCLGFLALAYSIKARDQKVAGDLEAARRLGSKAKCYNILATMWALVPPLLLLVLVVTGALHLSRLAKGSAAFFSTKFDDSDYD, from the exons ATGGACACGTCGTACCCCCGCGAGGACCCCCGGGCCCCGACGCCCCGCAAGGCCGACGGCAACACCCACACGGCCCTGACGCTGGGGGCGCCCCGACCCCCACCTCGAGACCACTTGATCTGGTCCGTGTTCAGCACCCTCTACCTGAACCTGTGCTGCCTCGGCTTCCTGGCGCTGGCCTACTCCATCAAG GCCCGAGACCAGAAGGTGGCTGGAGATCTGGAGGCAGCCCGGCGTCTCGGCTCCAAAGCCAAGTGCTACAACATCCTGGCCACGATGTGGGCGCTGgtgccgccgctgctgctgctggtgctggtggtgacCGGCGCCCTGCACCTGTCTCGGCTGGCCAAGGGCTCCGCCGCCTTCTTCAGCACCAAGTTCGATGACTCCGACTACGACTGA
- the LOC136168915 gene encoding interferon-induced transmembrane protein 3-like, with protein MNRTSQPFFTGAHGAVTPAYEVLKEEHEVAVLGAPQSQAPVTTTVISIRSETAVPDHIVWSLFNTIFMNCCCLGFVAFAYSVKSRDRKMVGDITGAQSYASTAKCLNICALVLGLLLIIILIIIVSTGSLMILQALSELIQNHGGH; from the exons ATGAACCGCACATCCCAGCCCTTCTTCACTGGGGCCCACGGGGCGGTGACCCCAGCCTACGAAGTGCTGAAGGAGGAGCACGAGGTGGCCGTGCTGGGGGCGCCCCAGAGCCAGGCGCCCGTGACGACCACGGTGATCAGCATCCGCAGCGAGACCGCCGTGCCCGACCACATCGTGTGGTCGCTGTTCAACACCATCTTCATGAACTGCTGCTGCCTGGGCTTCGTGGCGTTCGCCTACTCTGTGAAG TCTAGGGACCGGAAGATGGTCGGCGACATCACTGGGGCCCAGAGCTACGCCTCCACCGCCAAGTGCCTGAACATCTGCGCCCTGGTCCTGGGCCTCCTTCTGATCATCATCCTCATCATCATTGTGTCCACCGGCTCCCTGATGATTCTTCAAGCACTCTCGGAGCTCATACAGAACCATGGAGGCCACTAG
- the LOC136168917 gene encoding interferon-induced transmembrane protein 3-like has translation MIKEEHEVAVLGAPQSQAPGTTTVISIPRETAVPDHIVWSLFNTIFMNSCCLGFVAFAYSVKSRDRKMVGDITGAQSYASTAKCLNIWALVLGIFLTIGSIVLLVSVYRGAYQMSLEMMKNRGY, from the exons ATGATCAAGGAGGAGCACGAGGTGGCCGTGCTGGGGGCGCCCCAGAGCCAGGCGCCCGGGACAACCACGGTGATCAGCATCCCCAGGGAGACCGCCGTGCCGGACCACATCGTGTGGTCCCTGTTCAACACCATCTTCATGAACTCGTGCTGCCTGGGCTTCGTGGCATTCGCCTACTCTGTGAAG TCTAGGGACCGGAAGATGGTCGGCGACATCACTGGGGCCCAGAGCTACGCCTCCACCGCCAAGTGCCTGAACATCTGGGCCCTGGTCctgggcatctttctgaccatTGGATCGATCGTTCTTCTCGTTTCTGTCTACCGGGGAGCCTACCAGATGAGTTTGGAGATGATGAAAAATAGAGGCTACTAG
- the LOC136168914 gene encoding interferon-induced transmembrane protein 3-like, whose translation MNRTSQPFFTGAHGAVTPAYEVLKEEHEVAVLGAPQSQAPVTTTVISIRSETAVPDHIVWSLFNTIFMNCCCLGFVAFAYSVKSRDRKMVGDITGAQSYASTAKCLNICALVLGLLLIIILIIIVSTGSLMILQALSELIQNHGGH comes from the exons ATGAACCGCACGTCCCAGCCCTTCTTCACTGGGGCCCACGGGGCGGTGACCCCAGCCTATGAAGTGCTGAAGGAGGAGCACGAGGTGGCCGTGCTGGGGGCGCCCCAGAGCCAGGCGCCCGTGACGACCACGGTGATCAGCATCCGCAGCGAGACCGCCGTGCCCGACCACATCGTGTGGTCGCTGTTCAACACCATCTTCATGAACTGCTGCTGCCTGGGCTTCGTGGCGTTCGCCTACTCTGTGAAG TCTAGGGACCGGAAGATGGTCGGCGACATCACTGGGGCCCAGAGCTACGCCTCCACCGCCAAGTGCCTGAACATCTGCGCCCTGGTCCTGGGCCTCCTTCTGATCATCATCCTCATCATCATTGTGTCCACCGGCTCCCTGATGATTCTTCAAGCACTCTCGGAGCTCATACAGAACCATGGAGGCCACTAG